The Pseudomonas solani genome segment AATTTCGGTGCTAGAGTCGCCGCCCATGAAAACCGCCCGCCACGACCGCTCGTTGATCGCCTGGATGCTCTACGCCTGCGTCCTGTTCAACCTGCTCGCCTGCGGTATTCACCACGGCCAGGCATTGGGCCTGGAACTCAGCGGGCTCGGTGGCGCCTTCTGCTCGGCCACCGGCAGCGACGGGCCTTCCGTCGACGGTGATCTGTCCGGCGCCATGGCGCAGCTCTCCAGCCTCGGTTTCAGCTGCCCGATGGGCAGCGCCGTCACCCTCGGCATCCTCTTCTTCCTCGGCCTGTCCTGGCTCCAGCGTCGCCGCGAGCTTCCGCGCCCGCCCCGGGACCGCCGTACACGCACGCCCCCCCGTTATTGCTGGCCCTCGGCCAATCCCCGCGCCTCTCCCTGCCTCTGAAATCACAACCCCGCGCCTGCGGCCGTCCTGCTGACGCCGCCGACCCGAGCTGCCTGTCGCCCGAGCGTGACGGCGCCAACGATTTCAGATCATGGAAAGCATCCACATGCACCAGCCTGCCCCCTGCCGCTCCAGCCGTTTCACCTTCCAGCCCGATGCCGCGCGCCTGCGCTGGCGCCACGCCTTCGTCCTGGCCGCCGGCCTGGCCTTCGCCGCGGGCGCCGTCGCCCATGAACATGACCACGAGCAGCACGTGGCGCCCGTCGCGCCCGTCGCCGAACCGATCGAGGTCAGCGCCACCGTCATCACCGCGGTGCAGCAGAGCTCGCCGCTGACCATCGTCACCGACCCGAAGGAGGCTCGGCAGCCGGTGCCGGCCAGCGATGGCGCCGACTACCTGAAGACCATTCCCGGCTTCTCCGCCATCCGCAATGGCGGCACCAACGGCGACCCGGTGCTGCGCGGCATGTTCGGCTCGCGCCTCAACCTGCGCACCAACGGCGGCCTGATGCTCGGTGCCTGCCCGGGGCGCATGGACGCCCCCAGCTCCTACATC includes the following:
- a CDS encoding DUF2946 family protein, with amino-acid sequence MKTARHDRSLIAWMLYACVLFNLLACGIHHGQALGLELSGLGGAFCSATGSDGPSVDGDLSGAMAQLSSLGFSCPMGSAVTLGILFFLGLSWLQRRRELPRPPRDRRTRTPPRYCWPSANPRASPCL